One Bacteroidetes bacterium GWF2_43_63 genomic window, AAAAAAGGCGGAGCTTTCGCTCCGCCTGGGTGAAACCAATTTAAAATTATTCCGTCTTATTTCCGATGCAGAAATAACTAAATCCAAGGTCTTTCATTTCGTTGCGATCGTAAATATTGCGTCCGTCAAGAATGAGCGGGGTTTTCAGACGCTTTTTCACATCATCCCAATCCGGATAACGAAACTCTGTCCATTCAGTCACAAGCATCAGTGCATCGGCGCCATCGAGCGCGCTGTAAAGGGTATCGGCATAGGTGATGATGTCGCCGATTTTACGTTTCGATTCATGCATGGCCACCGGATCGTATGCTGTAACGCTGCAGCCGGCAGCACGCAGTTTTTCAATCAGCACCAGTGCGGGAGCTTCGCGCATATCGTCGGTGTTGGGTTTAAATGAAAGTCCCCACATCGCAATTTTTTTCCCTTTTAATTCACCTTTAAAAAAGCCATCTAGCTTGTGAAACAACACCGATTTCTGGTCATCGTTCACTTCTTCAACTGCTTTCAGTACGCGCAATGAATATTTATTTTCGTCAGCAGTTTTAATCAGTGCTTTAACATCTTTTGGAAAACAACTGCCGCCATAACCAATGCCTGAATATAAAAACTTGGCCCCAATGCGTGTGTCTGAGCCGATTCCCTTGCGCACCATATTTACATCGGCGCCCACCAGTTCACACAGATTGGCAATGTCGTTCATAAAACTGATGCGGGTTGCCAGCATTGAGTTGGCTGTGTATTTTGTCATTTCGGCCGAAGGAACATCCATAATAATGGTTGGATGACCATTCAGCGTAAAAGGTTTGTATAAGCGGGTCATGATTTCTTCGGCGCGTTTTGATTCAACACCAACCACAATGCGATCGGGTTTCAGAAAATCACTTACGGCATCGCCTTCTTTCAGAAATTCGGGATTCGAAGCTACGTCAAATTCGATGTTCAATCCGCGTTTATCCAATTCTTCCTGAATGGCAAGACGAACTTTTTTGGCGGTGCCAACAGGAACTGTGCTTTTGGTGACCACCAAAACATATTTATTCATATGCTGTCCGATGGTGCGGGCAACTTCAATCACATATTTTAAATCGGCACTTCCATCATCGTCCGGAGGAGTTCCAACTGCTGAAAAAATCACATCTGAATCATTGACAACCGAGCTAAGGTCAGTCGTAAACGACAAGCGTCCTTTCTCGATATTGCGAACCATCATGGGTTCGAGACCTGTTTCATAAATAGGGGAGATCCCCTTTTTCATTTTTTCAATTTTTTCTTTATCAATATCAACACAAACTGTATCGATACCGACTTCAGCAAAACAAGTCCCGGTAACAAGACCAACATATCCGGAGCCAACAATTGCAATCTTCATGTACGTAATATTTAGATTACAAAATTAGCATTAATTCGGTATCAGAATATTTTGGAGCTGTTGATTGTTATCATGCGGGAGGTTGCACAATATAAATTAGGTCGAGATCAAGGTTAAGGTCAAGGTTACGCGTCAACGTAAAACGTTGCAGGCAGGAGACGCGCGCCCACGTTGAGGTTAAGCAGTCATAAGTTCTCAATAGAAGATTTTCATGCTTCTTCAACGCTCACGATAGCAATCGTGACAGGTCGCTTCACGTGAAACGTGACTAGGCGCGACGCAGAGAGGTTGAAGAATTTGCTGCATGCACTATGCTATCAGGGCCGCTTTTCCGGATACAATTCTTCTGTCAGATATTCCTGAATGCCATCCAATGGATTTGAAACGATGGAAGAAACAACATATCCTTTTTCGAGGCAATAGCGGATCAGCATATCTTTCATATTAAGCGCAATCGATCCGACAAAGCCAAGTGGTGCGCCTTTTTTCTCATACAAACTAATGTGATGACGGAAAAAAGTTTCGATGGCCTCAGTTTCCAGAGCAATCACATAAGGATGATCCTGCAAATGATTTATTTTCCCTGTGAGCGAAGCAAGAAAGCGTCCTGCAAACTCATTCTGATAAACCTGTTTCAGAAAAAAAGTTAAATCATCAGGATAATCTTTTTCAAGAATTTTCTTTATGTCATCAGGCAGTACACCACGCAGGTAATCGGCAGCAATGCGTTTACCCATCCAGGCTCCGCTGCCTTCATCGCCAATAACATAGCCGAGGGCGGGAATATTACGTTCAATGGTTTTTCCGTTCCAATAACATGAATTGCTGCCGGTTCCCAAAATACATGCGATGCCAGGGATATGACCAAACAAACCCAGCGCAGCCCCTTCCATATCGCTGTGAATATGCAGAATCGATTCAGGGAAAAACAGGCTGAGCGCGTTCTGTAGCTTCATCTGCATTTCTGTTGAATGACAACCCGCTCCGTAAAAATAAAGACGCTCGACCTTCATGAAATCAATGAAAGGCTTCAGGTTTTTTTCAACTTCAGAGCTGATGGATTCCTCGCTCAGATACACCGGATTCAATCCGCCGGTTTCCATTTCAAGAAAAATGTCGGGCCCGGCAAATCCGCGCCAGGCCGTTTTAGTAGAGCCGCTATCGGCAATAAGTGTTATTCCCATGTATTTGTATTGTTCAGAAAAATCAAAGATTTATTTTTATTCCCGAAAAGAATTTTCTCAGATCAGAATCAGACAGATAATCCCCATATCCCATCACTCCAATTTGAATGAGTGTATTTTTCCAAAAGAAAACACGATAAGTTATTCCGAACATTTCGTTTTTTTGTTTGTATTCGGCACCTTCGATTGATCCGCAATAAACTGTGGTGGCTGCGCTTGATACCATATCAAATTCTTCAAAAAAACCAGAGGCTG contains:
- a CDS encoding UDP-glucose 6-dehydrogenase; amino-acid sequence: MKIAIVGSGYVGLVTGTCFAEVGIDTVCVDIDKEKIEKMKKGISPIYETGLEPMMVRNIEKGRLSFTTDLSSVVNDSDVIFSAVGTPPDDDGSADLKYVIEVARTIGQHMNKYVLVVTKSTVPVGTAKKVRLAIQEELDKRGLNIEFDVASNPEFLKEGDAVSDFLKPDRIVVGVESKRAEEIMTRLYKPFTLNGHPTIIMDVPSAEMTKYTANSMLATRISFMNDIANLCELVGADVNMVRKGIGSDTRIGAKFLYSGIGYGGSCFPKDVKALIKTADENKYSLRVLKAVEEVNDDQKSVLFHKLDGFFKGELKGKKIAMWGLSFKPNTDDMREAPALVLIEKLRAAGCSVTAYDPVAMHESKRKIGDIITYADTLYSALDGADALMLVTEWTEFRYPDWDDVKKRLKTPLILDGRNIYDRNEMKDLGFSYFCIGNKTE